From a single Pirellulales bacterium genomic region:
- a CDS encoding aspartate aminotransferase family protein, protein MLSSADVVALFAQYVVPNYTRYPVCLTRGEGSYVWDAEENRYLDFFPGWGCNLLGHCPEPVVRAIQEQVATLIHVPNTWYTEWQGRWAQMLSQRSFGGQAFFCNSGAEANEAAIKLARLHTPKQRYKIITFEGGFHGRTFAAVTATAQPKYHEGLGPLMAGFTYAPYGDLDAVAKLIDDETAAIMIEPIQGEGGIKIPPDGFLAGLRQLCDEHDLLLIFDEVQSGCGRTGNWFAYQHFGVTPDVMTLAKSLCGGVAGAALLTTREIAPSLRPGMHAATFGGNPLAARAGIATLETIEQEHLLDNVHKLSAVFRQRLDELADQTDLVRQVRICGMMIGIELAVEGAPVVKACLERRLLVNCTQGVVIRLLPAMNLTPAQAHEGCDILGDVIKGLAG, encoded by the coding sequence ATGCTCTCGTCGGCCGATGTCGTCGCGTTGTTCGCCCAGTACGTGGTGCCCAACTATACGCGCTACCCGGTGTGCCTGACGCGCGGCGAGGGTTCCTACGTCTGGGACGCAGAAGAAAACCGCTACCTCGACTTCTTCCCCGGTTGGGGCTGCAATCTGCTGGGGCACTGTCCCGAGCCGGTCGTCCGCGCCATCCAGGAACAAGTCGCCACGCTGATTCACGTGCCCAACACCTGGTACACCGAGTGGCAAGGGCGCTGGGCCCAGATGCTCAGCCAGCGGAGCTTCGGCGGCCAGGCGTTTTTCTGTAACTCCGGCGCCGAAGCCAACGAAGCGGCGATCAAGCTCGCCCGGCTGCACACGCCGAAGCAGCGCTACAAGATCATCACGTTCGAAGGCGGGTTCCACGGCCGCACCTTTGCGGCCGTAACCGCGACCGCTCAGCCCAAGTATCACGAGGGCCTGGGCCCGTTGATGGCCGGCTTCACCTACGCCCCGTACGGCGATCTCGATGCGGTGGCCAAGCTGATCGATGACGAGACGGCCGCGATCATGATCGAGCCGATCCAGGGCGAAGGCGGGATCAAGATTCCGCCCGACGGCTTTCTGGCCGGTCTCCGCCAGCTCTGCGACGAGCACGACCTGCTGTTGATCTTCGACGAGGTCCAGTCGGGCTGCGGGCGCACGGGCAACTGGTTCGCCTACCAGCATTTCGGCGTCACACCCGACGTCATGACGCTGGCCAAATCGCTTTGCGGCGGCGTAGCGGGCGCAGCGCTGCTGACGACCCGGGAAATCGCCCCCAGCCTGCGGCCCGGCATGCACGCAGCCACCTTTGGCGGCAATCCGCTCGCGGCGCGGGCCGGCATCGCCACGCTGGAAACGATCGAACAGGAGCATTTGTTGGACAATGTCCACAAGCTCAGCGCCGTCTTTCGTCAGCGGCTCGACGAGCTGGCCGATCAGACCGACCTGGTCCGGCAGGTGCGCATCTGCGGCATGATGATCGGCATCGAGCTGGCCGTCGAAGGCGCGCCGGTCGTCAAGGCATGTCTCGAACGGCGGCTGCTCGTCAATTGCACCCAGGGCGTCGTTATCCGCCTGCTCCCGGCAATGAATCTCACGCCTGCGCAGGCCCACGAGGGCTGCGACATCCTGGGCGATGTCATCAAGGGTCTGGCCGGATGA
- the argB gene encoding acetylglutamate kinase, with the protein MEDNQVAIEKADVLIEALRWIRQFRDTIVVIKLGGSVMETPEALRHLLIDVVFMETVGMRPIIVHGGGAAISRAMNAAGIEPRFIQGRRFTDEATRDIVEQVLAYETNDQIFRMIEDLGGRAAALNFKTTNVLFGRRLMLPGEDGSDEPIDLGFVGEVNRVDQATIRNLCTAGIVPVLPSMCIGEAGEKLNVNADTAATAVAQCLNAEKLVFLSDVNGVRRDKRDPYSLIHSLTASEARELIRSGAVDSGMIPKVEACLETLGRGVPKVHIIDGRLRHSLLLEIYTSKGVGTEIIQDRV; encoded by the coding sequence TTGGAAGACAACCAGGTCGCGATTGAAAAAGCCGACGTCCTGATCGAGGCCCTCCGCTGGATTCGCCAGTTTCGCGACACCATCGTCGTGATCAAGCTCGGCGGCAGCGTCATGGAGACGCCCGAGGCGCTCCGCCACCTGTTGATCGACGTGGTGTTTATGGAGACGGTCGGCATGCGGCCGATCATCGTGCACGGCGGCGGCGCCGCCATCAGCCGCGCGATGAACGCCGCGGGGATCGAGCCACGGTTCATCCAGGGTCGCCGCTTCACCGACGAGGCGACGCGCGACATCGTCGAGCAAGTGCTCGCCTACGAAACAAACGACCAGATCTTCCGCATGATCGAGGACCTGGGTGGACGCGCCGCGGCACTGAATTTTAAGACGACCAATGTCTTGTTCGGCCGCCGTTTGATGCTGCCCGGCGAAGACGGCAGCGACGAGCCGATCGATCTCGGCTTCGTCGGCGAGGTCAACCGTGTCGATCAGGCGACGATTCGCAATCTCTGCACCGCGGGCATCGTGCCGGTGCTGCCGTCGATGTGTATCGGCGAAGCGGGGGAAAAGCTCAACGTCAACGCCGACACCGCCGCCACGGCCGTGGCCCAGTGCCTGAACGCCGAGAAGCTGGTGTTCTTGAGCGACGTGAACGGCGTGCGCCGCGACAAGCGTGATCCGTATTCACTGATTCATTCGTTGACGGCCAGCGAAGCCCGCGAATTGATCCGCTCGGGTGCGGTCGATTCGGGCATGATCCCCAAGGTCGAAGCCTGCCTCGAGACGCTCGGCCGCGGCGTGCCCAAGGTGCACATTATCGACGGCCGGCTGCGGCACTCGCTGCTGTTGGAGATTTACACGAGTAAAGGGGTCGGCACAGAAATCATCCAGGATCGCGTCTGA
- a CDS encoding peptidyl-prolyl cis-trans isomerase: MASIDTLPASPPSRRGLVGFIVACLAVLAICLLVRGQGGGHEANAQSPKTPPASTAPRRAVTPVATAPAKRAAAAPATSAAPSNAPNQAAPQPEQNLVAVVNGEEISRNDLGRECLWHFGEQVLESVVNKQLIEQECQRQKVSVTPVEVKQEIERVAKSFNLPVDQWLNLLKSERHITAHQYADDILWPKLALEKLAAPQLAVSPAEIQAAYESEFGPSVQARLIVCPDAAKAKNVQALAVANPDDFGNLAKEHSVDASASSKGLIQPIRRNAGPKEIEQVAFNLKPGQVSDVLSYEQQFLILKCEQIIPARKVPLDQVQPALVSALKDRKLSEAADTLLRRLQSQAQVENIFNDEQQRAAHPGIAAIINGRQVTIRELSEECITRHGIETLDGMISRKLLEQECKKQNVTVSQAEIQEEIARAAKAMGCRDDAGNPDVPTWLAKIKEEQGLSTEIYVHDTVWPTVALKKLVGGQVQVTSEDLQKGFEANYGARVRCRAIVLNNNRRAQQVWEMARANPTPDYFGDLAEQYSIEAGSRALRGEVPPIQRWCGQPVLEKEAFSLKPGELSGIIQVGDKYVILLCEGFTQPTVVKMDEVRELLQEDIQEKKTRLAMAEMFDQLQQEAQVDNMLAGTSQSPYDALQNPLGPAPAEPRTARAARAGTAMTPAANTRPATPPGGAPAAAPRAMPQRVAPRAATTPRDS, from the coding sequence ATGGCGTCGATCGATACGCTTCCTGCCTCGCCCCCTTCGCGCCGCGGACTCGTCGGCTTCATCGTTGCGTGCCTCGCCGTGTTGGCGATCTGCCTGTTGGTGCGCGGGCAAGGAGGTGGCCACGAGGCCAACGCGCAATCGCCCAAGACGCCACCGGCCAGCACGGCGCCACGTCGCGCGGTCACGCCCGTTGCCACGGCGCCGGCCAAGCGCGCGGCCGCGGCGCCCGCGACCAGCGCGGCCCCGTCGAACGCCCCGAATCAGGCCGCGCCGCAGCCCGAGCAGAATCTCGTGGCCGTGGTGAACGGCGAGGAAATCAGTCGCAATGACTTGGGCCGGGAGTGCCTGTGGCACTTTGGCGAGCAGGTGCTCGAAAGCGTGGTCAACAAGCAACTCATCGAGCAGGAATGCCAACGGCAAAAGGTCTCGGTCACGCCTGTCGAGGTGAAGCAGGAGATCGAGCGCGTCGCCAAGAGCTTCAATCTGCCTGTCGATCAGTGGCTCAACTTGCTGAAGAGCGAGCGGCACATTACGGCTCATCAGTACGCCGACGACATCCTCTGGCCGAAGCTGGCCCTGGAAAAGCTCGCAGCGCCGCAACTGGCCGTGTCGCCGGCCGAGATTCAGGCCGCCTACGAAAGTGAATTCGGTCCTTCCGTCCAAGCCCGGCTGATCGTGTGCCCCGACGCGGCCAAGGCCAAGAACGTGCAGGCGCTGGCCGTCGCCAATCCGGACGATTTCGGCAATCTGGCCAAGGAACACTCGGTCGACGCCAGCGCCAGCTCCAAGGGCCTGATCCAGCCGATACGCCGCAACGCGGGCCCCAAGGAAATCGAACAGGTCGCGTTCAATCTGAAGCCCGGACAGGTTTCGGACGTGTTGAGCTACGAGCAGCAGTTCTTGATCTTGAAGTGCGAACAGATCATTCCGGCCCGCAAGGTGCCGCTCGACCAGGTGCAGCCGGCACTCGTGTCGGCGCTGAAGGATCGCAAGCTGAGCGAGGCGGCCGACACGCTGCTGCGCCGCCTGCAGAGTCAGGCCCAAGTCGAAAACATCTTCAACGACGAGCAGCAGCGCGCGGCGCACCCGGGCATCGCGGCGATCATCAATGGCCGCCAGGTTACGATCCGCGAATTGTCGGAAGAATGCATCACCCGGCACGGCATCGAGACGCTCGACGGCATGATCAGCCGCAAGCTGCTTGAACAGGAATGCAAGAAGCAGAACGTCACGGTCTCGCAGGCGGAGATCCAGGAAGAAATCGCCCGCGCCGCCAAGGCGATGGGCTGCCGGGATGACGCCGGCAACCCCGACGTGCCGACGTGGCTTGCGAAAATCAAGGAAGAGCAGGGACTCAGCACCGAGATCTACGTTCACGACACCGTTTGGCCCACCGTCGCGCTCAAGAAGCTGGTGGGTGGTCAGGTGCAAGTTACCTCGGAGGACCTACAGAAGGGCTTCGAGGCCAACTACGGCGCCCGAGTCCGTTGCCGGGCCATCGTGTTGAACAACAATCGCCGCGCACAACAGGTGTGGGAAATGGCCCGCGCGAACCCGACGCCCGACTACTTCGGCGACCTCGCCGAACAGTATTCGATCGAAGCGGGCAGCCGCGCCCTGCGCGGGGAGGTGCCCCCGATTCAGCGCTGGTGCGGTCAGCCCGTACTGGAAAAGGAAGCGTTCTCGCTCAAGCCGGGGGAACTCTCGGGCATCATTCAGGTGGGCGACAAGTACGTAATTCTGTTGTGCGAGGGCTTCACGCAGCCGACCGTCGTGAAGATGGACGAGGTACGTGAGCTGCTGCAAGAAGATATCCAAGAGAAAAAGACTCGCCTGGCGATGGCCGAAATGTTCGATCAGCTCCAGCAGGAAGCCCAGGTCGACAACATGCTGGCGGGCACCTCGCAGTCGCCCTACGACGCGCTGCAAAACCCGCTGGGCCCCGCGCCGGCCGAGCCGCGGACGGCACGTGCGGCCCGGGCAGGCACGGCCATGACCCCCGCGGCGAATACCCGCCCGGCGACGCCTCCGGGGGGTGCACCTGCAGCGGCCCCGCGGGCGATGCCGCAGCGCGTCGCCCCGCGTGCCGCGACCACGCCCCGCGATTCTTGA
- the frr gene encoding ribosome recycling factor, with the protein MTADEILFDVEERMEKAIDVLKHALAGIRTGRANPGLVDTLRVEVYGSPTPIKQLASVGVPEPNQILIRPYDPGTIKDIEKAIQAADLGFNPQNDGKNIRLIVPPLSTEVRKKMVTRIKDLTEEARVAIRNVRRDGNKAVEQAEKDKVLTEDDAKRVKEEVQDLTKKYEQQAGDMAKVREAEVMEN; encoded by the coding sequence ATGACCGCCGACGAAATCCTCTTCGACGTCGAAGAACGCATGGAGAAGGCCATCGACGTGCTCAAGCATGCCTTGGCCGGCATTCGCACAGGCCGGGCCAACCCGGGCCTGGTCGACACGCTCCGGGTCGAGGTCTACGGCTCGCCGACGCCGATCAAGCAACTCGCCTCGGTCGGGGTACCCGAGCCCAATCAAATCCTGATCCGTCCCTACGACCCGGGGACGATCAAGGACATCGAAAAGGCGATTCAAGCGGCGGACCTGGGCTTCAACCCGCAGAACGACGGCAAGAATATCCGCCTGATCGTGCCTCCGCTGTCGACCGAGGTCCGCAAGAAGATGGTCACGCGGATCAAGGACCTTACCGAGGAGGCCCGCGTCGCGATTCGCAACGTCCGCCGCGATGGCAACAAGGCCGTCGAGCAGGCCGAGAAGGACAAGGTGCTCACCGAGGACGATGCCAAGCGCGTCAAGGAAGAGGTGCAAGACCTCACGAAGAAGTACGAACAACAAGCCGGCGACATGGCCAAGGTCCGCGAGGCCGAGGTGATGGAAAACTAG
- the pyrH gene encoding UMP kinase: MTAESAASSHQPFKRVVLKISGESFGHGAERGISMPEVLLIARQTQKAAAQGVQIAIVIGGGNILRGAQFTAGQQSIQEATAHYMGMLATVINGLALQDALESLGCETRLQTAIRMEGVAEPYIRRRAKRHLEKGRIVILAAGTGSPFVTTDTAAAQRALELDADVLMKATRVDGVYTDDPEKNPHAVLYRELSFQQVRQQNLRVMDATAIAHCMEHEMPILVFNYKKEGNIERAVRGERIGTIINSQGTAG; encoded by the coding sequence ATGACCGCTGAATCGGCCGCTTCGTCGCACCAGCCTTTCAAACGGGTGGTGCTCAAGATCTCCGGCGAGAGTTTCGGCCACGGCGCCGAGCGCGGCATCAGCATGCCCGAGGTGTTGCTGATCGCCCGCCAGACGCAGAAGGCTGCGGCCCAAGGCGTGCAGATCGCCATCGTCATTGGCGGCGGCAACATCCTTCGCGGGGCCCAGTTCACCGCCGGCCAGCAGAGCATTCAGGAAGCCACGGCCCATTACATGGGGATGCTGGCCACGGTGATCAACGGCCTCGCCCTGCAAGATGCCCTGGAATCGCTCGGCTGCGAGACGCGGCTCCAGACGGCCATCCGCATGGAAGGCGTCGCCGAGCCGTATATCCGTCGCCGCGCCAAACGCCACCTGGAAAAAGGCCGCATCGTGATCCTGGCCGCCGGCACCGGCAGCCCGTTTGTCACGACCGACACCGCCGCTGCGCAACGCGCCTTGGAGCTCGACGCCGATGTGCTGATGAAGGCCACGCGGGTTGACGGCGTCTACACCGACGACCCGGAGAAAAACCCGCATGCGGTGCTCTATCGCGAGTTGAGCTTCCAGCAGGTGCGGCAACAGAATCTGCGCGTCATGGATGCCACGGCCATCGCCCATTGCATGGAACACGAGATGCCGATCCTGGTGTTCAATTACAAGAAAGAAGGCAACATCGAGCGTGCCGTCCGGGGCGAGCGGATCGGCACGATCATCAACAGCCAAGGCACCGCGGGTTAG
- the tsf gene encoding translation elongation factor Ts — MSEISAAAVKAFRDKTGLPMMECKKALMEANGDEQAAIELLRKAGKKTMAARSDRETASGRLFVLADVAKKVGAMVELQCESAPVASNEEFIQLGNDLVTQLATGPGAATAEELLAQKSPSRAGTLQEQWDDLANKIREVFRLARLVRIQSPCGGYAHHSGDFGVLVEIEGGNQQVANEISMHVAAMRPMVVNKEDLPAEVVAKEREILLAAARQEGKPENILEKMVEGRLRVFYSERVLNEQPFVKDDKQTVGKYAGQNKAKVLRYVLWQLGKE; from the coding sequence ATGAGCGAGATTTCCGCAGCCGCCGTCAAAGCGTTTCGCGACAAGACCGGCCTGCCGATGATGGAATGCAAGAAGGCGCTGATGGAGGCCAACGGCGACGAGCAGGCCGCCATCGAGCTGTTGCGCAAGGCCGGCAAGAAGACCATGGCCGCCCGCAGCGACCGCGAGACGGCCTCGGGGCGGTTGTTCGTGCTGGCCGACGTGGCCAAAAAGGTCGGCGCCATGGTCGAACTGCAGTGCGAAAGCGCACCCGTGGCTTCGAACGAAGAGTTCATCCAGCTCGGTAACGATCTGGTCACGCAGCTGGCGACCGGGCCCGGGGCCGCCACGGCCGAGGAACTGCTCGCCCAGAAATCGCCCAGCCGCGCGGGCACGCTGCAAGAGCAATGGGACGACCTGGCGAACAAGATTCGCGAGGTGTTTCGCTTGGCCCGGCTGGTGCGGATCCAAAGCCCCTGCGGCGGCTATGCGCATCACAGCGGCGACTTTGGCGTGCTGGTCGAAATCGAAGGCGGCAATCAACAGGTCGCCAACGAGATCAGCATGCACGTCGCGGCCATGCGGCCCATGGTCGTCAACAAGGAAGACCTGCCCGCCGAAGTGGTCGCCAAGGAGCGCGAGATTCTGCTGGCCGCCGCGCGTCAGGAAGGCAAGCCGGAGAACATCCTGGAAAAGATGGTCGAAGGCCGGTTGCGCGTGTTCTACAGCGAGCGCGTGCTCAATGAGCAGCCCTTCGTCAAGGACGACAAGCAGACCGTCGGCAAGTACGCCGGCCAGAACAAGGCCAAGGTCCTGCGCTACGTCCTCTGGCAGCTCGGCAAGGAATAA
- the rpsB gene encoding 30S ribosomal protein S2 has product MSSALVEQLIEAGVHFGHRASRWNPKMRPYIYARRNLIHIIDVRETVRGLLRARKYLEQVAANNSLILVVGTKRQAAETVEREAKRAGMPYVNERWLGGTLTNYRTVRSRLTRLQELEALKAGDKFNMYSKKMQSALNREHRKMLRNLDGMRTMSRLPEAMIIIDPRKEHNAVKEARKLGVTTVALIDTDSDPDWVDLPIPGNDDSIRSIEIVLQQMADAILKGRNNAAGGLAAKGEAAPVDKDAAPAS; this is encoded by the coding sequence GTGTCGAGTGCCCTGGTCGAACAACTGATCGAAGCGGGGGTCCATTTTGGCCATCGTGCCAGCCGCTGGAACCCCAAGATGCGCCCGTACATCTACGCTCGGCGCAACCTGATTCACATTATCGACGTGCGCGAAACGGTCCGCGGTCTGCTGCGGGCCCGCAAGTATCTCGAACAGGTCGCCGCGAACAACAGCTTGATCCTGGTGGTCGGCACCAAGCGGCAAGCGGCCGAGACGGTCGAACGCGAGGCGAAGCGTGCCGGCATGCCCTATGTGAACGAGCGTTGGCTCGGCGGCACGCTGACCAACTACCGCACGGTCCGTAGCCGGTTGACGCGGTTGCAAGAGCTGGAAGCCCTCAAGGCGGGCGACAAGTTCAACATGTACTCGAAGAAGATGCAGTCGGCCCTGAATCGCGAGCACCGCAAGATGCTCCGCAACCTCGACGGCATGCGGACGATGAGCCGGTTGCCCGAGGCCATGATCATCATTGATCCGCGCAAGGAACACAACGCGGTGAAAGAGGCGCGCAAGCTGGGGGTCACCACGGTCGCACTGATCGATACGGACAGCGATCCGGACTGGGTCGATCTGCCGATTCCGGGCAACGACGACAGCATCCGCTCGATCGAGATCGTGCTGCAGCAAATGGCCGACGCGATCCTCAAGGGCCGCAACAACGCCGCCGGCGGTTTGGCCGCCAAAGGCGAAGCCGCCCCGGTCGACAAGGACGCGGCGCCCGCGTCGTAG
- a CDS encoding DUF547 domain-containing protein has protein sequence MAMRNRLSGLMLVLAAWCGEEAVVEAAETWTVGREVPAGELVSMDQVDHRPWDALLKRRVDAQGRVDYTGWKASAADQQALDQYLAALSAAGPRLAASLQGRVAFWINAYNALTIRGILREYPTASIRNHTAALFGYNIWKHLLLRVGGEEYSLDAIEHQVLRKMGEPRIHFAIVCASAGCPPLRNEAYQSDRLDGQLTENARAFFASPARFAYDVRQRRIEVSPILKWFAKDFGADAAAQMATIAPYLPTAEARELAAGGQARVSYLDYDWSLNERKTLPR, from the coding sequence ATGGCGATGCGGAACCGCTTGTCGGGCTTGATGTTGGTGCTCGCCGCATGGTGCGGCGAGGAAGCCGTCGTCGAAGCGGCGGAGACTTGGACCGTCGGCCGCGAGGTGCCCGCCGGTGAGCTGGTGTCGATGGATCAGGTCGACCATCGTCCCTGGGACGCTCTGCTCAAGCGCCGAGTCGATGCCCAGGGCCGAGTCGATTACACCGGGTGGAAAGCCAGCGCGGCGGATCAGCAGGCCCTCGACCAATACCTGGCGGCCCTCTCGGCGGCCGGTCCAAGGCTGGCGGCGAGTCTCCAGGGACGCGTGGCGTTTTGGATCAACGCCTACAACGCCCTGACGATCCGGGGCATTCTGCGCGAGTACCCCACGGCCAGCATCCGCAATCACACGGCGGCGCTGTTCGGCTACAACATCTGGAAGCACCTGCTGCTGCGCGTGGGCGGCGAGGAGTACTCGCTCGATGCGATCGAACACCAGGTGCTGCGGAAAATGGGCGAGCCGCGGATTCACTTCGCGATTGTCTGCGCGTCGGCCGGCTGTCCGCCGCTACGGAACGAAGCCTATCAGTCCGATCGGCTCGACGGACAGTTGACCGAGAACGCCCGGGCCTTCTTTGCCTCTCCGGCGCGGTTCGCCTACGACGTCCGGCAGCGGCGGATCGAGGTCTCGCCGATTCTGAAATGGTTCGCCAAGGATTTCGGCGCCGACGCGGCCGCGCAAATGGCCACGATCGCGCCGTACCTGCCGACGGCCGAGGCCCGCGAGCTCGCCGCCGGCGGCCAAGCGCGGGTGAGCTATCTGGATTACGACTGGTCGCTGAACGAGCGAAAGACCTTGCCCCGGTGA
- a CDS encoding ATP-binding protein yields the protein MLIETHNTCYAGTPKYDDFDTGDERPVRCLRTGLWIGTAGSDKLALLVTQAAAYGRCGVINRINVQICVPEGDSGHQLCERIFAVLDEAVQRSASYRGRVLSFESRDSYQGTHSGITVHRLRTVMRDQVILPQATLELLDRNVLRFVEQREALRRVHMPTKKGLLFYGPPGTGKTHTIHYLSKELRGHTTLLIAAEQVGNLGEYMTLARLLQPSIVVIEDADLIARERTQMETIEEVLLNKLLNEMDGLREDADILFIRRRIGPRRWKRPSPRAPDVSIRPSSFHCPTPWAVRN from the coding sequence TTGCTGATCGAGACGCACAACACTTGTTATGCGGGAACGCCCAAATACGACGACTTCGACACGGGCGACGAACGACCGGTGCGCTGCCTGAGAACAGGTTTATGGATTGGCACCGCGGGCAGCGACAAGCTGGCGTTACTCGTCACGCAGGCGGCGGCATACGGACGCTGCGGAGTCATCAATCGCATCAACGTGCAAATCTGCGTACCTGAAGGCGACAGCGGGCATCAACTTTGTGAGCGGATCTTTGCCGTGCTGGATGAGGCCGTGCAGCGTTCCGCGTCGTACCGCGGCAGGGTGCTTTCCTTCGAGAGCCGCGACTCGTACCAAGGCACCCACTCGGGCATCACCGTTCACCGGTTGCGCACCGTCATGCGCGACCAGGTGATCCTGCCGCAGGCCACCTTGGAACTGCTCGATCGCAATGTGCTCCGCTTCGTCGAGCAGCGCGAGGCTTTGCGTCGGGTGCACATGCCGACCAAGAAGGGACTGCTGTTCTACGGCCCGCCTGGCACCGGGAAGACCCATACAATTCACTACCTGAGCAAGGAGCTTCGCGGCCATACGACGCTGTTGATCGCGGCCGAACAGGTGGGAAATCTCGGCGAGTACATGACCCTTGCGCGGCTGCTGCAGCCCAGCATTGTCGTGATCGAAGATGCCGACCTGATTGCCCGCGAACGAACGCAGATGGAGACGATCGAAGAGGTTTTGCTCAACAAGCTGCTGAACGAGATGGACGGTTTGCGCGAGGACGCCGACATTCTGTTCATCCGACGACGAATCGGCCCGAGGCGATGGAAGCGGCCCTCGCCGCGCGCCCCGGACGTATCGATCAGGCCATCGAGTTTCCACTGCCCGACGCCTTGGGCCGTAAGAAACTGA
- a CDS encoding DUF1501 domain-containing protein — MPMLLQSRRHDGDLARLTALTRRAFLGSSCGSLGSLALAHLAQREARAAESAVPPRKARAKSVICLFQHGGPSQMDLFDPKPELVRRNGEEGSDKFEIHFKNQRGKLLGSPFTFTPAGQCGMELSELLPHTASIADRITLVRSMHTFSVDHEAALRLIHTGKAFPGRPTWGAWSIYGLGTENESLPAYVVLADPQGLPIDGVNNWASGWLPAQYQGTPFRSGDSPVLNLNTPGEVTPAARAAQRRLLDELNAEHLARFPENGELAARISQYETAARMQSAVPEVMDFSDETAETRELYGLDRKESQEYGARCLLARRLVERGVRFVQLFLNGQPWDTHNKNAESLRGLCARTDQPSAALVIDLARRGLLDSTIVMWTGEFGRQPISQGTDGRDHNRHAFSLWLAGGGFRAGYVHGATDEFAYAATENRVSVHDLHATLLDALGLDHMRLTWPHDGRDDSLTDEVVTQAQVVSELLA, encoded by the coding sequence ATGCCGATGCTGCTTCAATCTCGCCGGCATGATGGCGATCTGGCCCGTCTGACCGCCCTGACGCGACGGGCGTTCCTGGGCAGTTCTTGCGGCTCGCTCGGCAGCCTGGCCCTTGCGCATCTGGCCCAGCGCGAGGCCCGCGCGGCAGAGTCGGCCGTGCCGCCCCGCAAGGCCCGGGCCAAGTCCGTGATCTGCCTGTTCCAGCACGGTGGCCCCAGCCAGATGGACCTGTTCGATCCCAAGCCCGAGCTGGTCCGCCGCAACGGCGAAGAGGGGAGCGACAAGTTCGAGATTCACTTCAAGAACCAGCGCGGCAAACTGCTCGGCTCGCCGTTCACCTTCACGCCGGCGGGGCAATGCGGCATGGAGCTGTCCGAGCTGCTGCCGCATACCGCATCGATCGCCGACCGCATCACCCTCGTCCGGTCGATGCACACCTTTTCCGTCGACCACGAAGCGGCGCTGCGTTTGATCCACACCGGCAAGGCGTTTCCCGGCCGACCGACCTGGGGTGCATGGTCGATCTACGGGCTGGGCACCGAAAACGAGAGCCTGCCGGCCTATGTCGTGCTGGCCGATCCGCAAGGCCTGCCGATCGACGGCGTGAACAACTGGGCCAGCGGCTGGCTGCCGGCGCAGTATCAAGGCACGCCCTTCCGCTCCGGCGATTCGCCGGTCTTGAACCTGAACACGCCGGGCGAAGTAACGCCCGCTGCACGGGCAGCACAGCGCCGCTTGCTCGACGAGCTCAACGCCGAACACCTGGCACGCTTCCCGGAAAACGGCGAACTCGCCGCGCGGATCAGCCAGTACGAGACCGCGGCCCGCATGCAGTCGGCCGTGCCTGAGGTCATGGATTTCTCCGACGAGACGGCCGAAACGCGCGAACTGTACGGGCTCGATCGCAAGGAAAGCCAGGAGTATGGCGCGCGGTGCCTGTTGGCCCGGCGGCTGGTCGAGCGCGGCGTGCGGTTCGTGCAACTGTTCCTCAATGGTCAGCCCTGGGACACGCACAACAAGAATGCCGAGAGCCTCCGCGGCCTGTGCGCAAGGACCGATCAGCCGAGCGCCGCCCTGGTGATCGATCTGGCCCGTCGCGGGCTCTTGGATTCGACCATCGTGATGTGGACCGGTGAATTCGGCCGGCAACCGATCTCGCAGGGCACCGACGGCCGCGATCACAACCGCCATGCCTTCTCGCTCTGGCTGGCCGGCGGCGGTTTCCGCGCGGGGTACGTCCACGGGGCGACCGACGAATTTGCCTATGCAGCCACGGAAAACCGCGTGAGCGTCCACGATCTGCACGCCACGCTCTTAGATGCCCTGGGCCTCGACCATATGCGGCTCACTTGGCCCCACGACGGCCGCGACGACAGCCTGACGGACGAGGTCGTCACCCAGGCGCAGGTGGTCAGCGAACTTCTCGCGTGA